One Megalopta genalis isolate 19385.01 chromosome 5, iyMegGena1_principal, whole genome shotgun sequence DNA window includes the following coding sequences:
- the GlyRS gene encoding glycine--tRNA ligase isoform X1 encodes MQLISRNLHFLCRTIARGTCKNIVIHTQPLRKFTVSARLADFSNWGTKKSNRFVKIQIFCDMSDPKIEAILSPLRASVKAQGDHVRKLKSDGAPELDIKKAVAELKLRKKLLEEKELSFSEVTLFDRARMEDLLKRRFFLDQSFAIYGGITGQFDFGPMGCAFKTNLLNNWRNFFVLEEQMLEVDCSILTPEPVLKASGHVERFADLMVKDVKNGECFRLDHLIKAHLEKICNDKKTSEATRAECNDIIVKLDGMTKDEMAAILLKFNMKSPISGNDLTEPIEFNLMFATEIGPTGLKKGYLRPETAQGIFVNFKRLLAFNQERLPFAAAQIGNAFRNEISPRSGLIRVREFTMAEIEHFCDPNDKSHPKFETVKDLSLLLYSACNQMDGKSAQRVTIGDAVSTKLIANETLGYFMGRINQFLIKVGVDPKRLRFRQHMGNEMAHYACDCWDAECLTSYGWIECVGCADRSAYDLTQHTKATGVKLVAEKKLSAPKNVDICEIVPNKVLIGKTFKKDSKLVQDALAALTESEINALESAISENGEEELKLSNDTDVKITKDMIQVKRYQKTVHVEEIIPSVIEPSFGIGRIMYAVFEHNFKARDGDEKRTYFSLPPVVAPLKCSVLPLSSNDEFVPFVKQLSQDLTKVDVSHKIDDSSGSIGRRYARTDEIAIPFGITIDFDTLKTPHSATLRERDSMRQVRINLDELPGVVRDLSYGKITWADIEAKYPKFEQESTES; translated from the exons ATGCAGTTGATTTCGCGTAACCTACACTTTCTTTGCAGAACAATCGCACGAGGCACTTGCAAGAATATTGTCATTCATACACAGCCTCTTCGAAAGTTCACTGTTTCTGCTAGGTTAGCCGATTTTAGCAATTGGGGCACAAAGAAAAGTAACCGGTTCGTGAAAATACAGATTTTTTGTGATATGTCGGATCCGAAAATTGAAGCAATTCTTTCGCCTCTTCGAGCTAGTGTCAAGGCACAG GGTGACCATGTTCGGAAGCTTAAATCCGATGGAGCTCCAGAATTGGACATCAAGAAAGCGGTTGCAGAGCTTAAGCTTCGAAAGAAATTGTTGGAAGAGAAAGAATTATCTTTTTCAGAAGTAACATTATTTGATAGAGCAAGAATGGAGGACCTTTTAAAACGTAGATTCTTCTTAGATCAGTCTTTCGCAATTTATGGTGGAATTACTGGTCAATTTGATTTTGGTCCTATGGGCTGTGCATTTAAGACAAATCTATTAAATAATTGGAGAAACTTTTTTGTATTAGAGGAACAAATGCTAGAAGTTGATTGTTCCATTTTAACACCGGAGCCAGTACTTAAAGCATCCGGGCATGTTGAGAGATTTGCAGACTTAATGGTGAAAGATGTAAAGAATGGAGAATGCTTTAGATTAGATCACTTAATTAAAGCACATCTAGAAAAGATTTGTAATGATAAAAAAACTAGCGAAGCGACACGTGCCGAATGCAATGATATCATTGTTAAATTAGATGGGATGACAAAAGATGAAATGGCTGCTATTCTATTGAAATTTAATATGAAATCTCCTATCTCTGGAAACGATTTAACAGAACCAAtagaatttaatttaatgtttGCAACTGAAATCGGTCCTACAGGTCTAAAAAAAGGATACCTGAGACCAGAAACTGCACAAGGTATTTTTGTAAACTTTAAAAGATTACTTGCATTTAATCAAGAACGGCTACCATTTGCTGCAGCCCAAATTGGAAACGCGTTTCGTAATGAAATTTCCCCAAGATCTGGCCTTATCAGAGTAAGAGAGTTCACTATGGCAGAGATAGAACACTTTTGTGATCCTAATGATAAAAGCCATCCCAAGTTTGAAACGGTTAAAGATTTAAGCTTGCTGTTATATTCAGCTTGCAATCAAATGGATGGCAAGAGTGCACAACGTGTTACTATAGGCGATGCTGTATCAACAAAGCTTATAGCTAACGAAACATTAGGGTATTTTATGGGTAGAATTAATCAGTTTTTAATTAAAGTTGGAGTTGATCCAAAAAGATTACGATTCCGTCAACATATGGGAAATGAAATGGCCCATTATGCGTGTGACTGTTGGGATGCTGAATGTTTAACTTCTTATGGCTGGATAGAATGTGTTGGTTGCGCCGACCGTTCGGCTTATGATTTGACGCAACACACTAAAGCCACCGGAGTTAAATTAGTAGCGGAGAAAAAGCTATCGGCGCCGAAAAATGttgatatatgtgaaatagtaCCAAACAAAGTTCTAATTGGGAAAACGTTCAAGAAAGATAGCAAATTAGTTCAAGATGCGTTAGCAGCATTAACCGAAAGTGAAATCAATGCTTTAGAATCCGCCATTAGTGAGAATGGAGAAGAAGAATTGAAGCTCTCTAATGATACTGACGTAAAAATTACAAAGGACATGATTCAAGTAAAACGATATCAAAAGACTGTACACGTAGAAGAAATCATTCCATCTGTAATTGAACCATCCTTTGGTATAGGACGTATCATGTATGCTGTCTTTGAACATAACTTCAAAGCAAGGGACGGAGATGAGAAACGAACGTACTTCAGTTTACCGCCTGTCGTAGCACCTTTAAAGTGCTCAGTGTTACCACTTAGTAGTAATGACGAATTTGTACCGTTTGTAAAACAATTGT CTCAGGATCTAACGAAAGTAGATGTTTCTCATAAGATAGACGATTCGTCCGGAAGTATTGGACGTAGATATGCACGAACCGACGAGATAGCAATA
- the GlyRS gene encoding glycine--tRNA ligase isoform X2 encodes MSDPKIEAILSPLRASVKAQGDHVRKLKSDGAPELDIKKAVAELKLRKKLLEEKELSFSEVTLFDRARMEDLLKRRFFLDQSFAIYGGITGQFDFGPMGCAFKTNLLNNWRNFFVLEEQMLEVDCSILTPEPVLKASGHVERFADLMVKDVKNGECFRLDHLIKAHLEKICNDKKTSEATRAECNDIIVKLDGMTKDEMAAILLKFNMKSPISGNDLTEPIEFNLMFATEIGPTGLKKGYLRPETAQGIFVNFKRLLAFNQERLPFAAAQIGNAFRNEISPRSGLIRVREFTMAEIEHFCDPNDKSHPKFETVKDLSLLLYSACNQMDGKSAQRVTIGDAVSTKLIANETLGYFMGRINQFLIKVGVDPKRLRFRQHMGNEMAHYACDCWDAECLTSYGWIECVGCADRSAYDLTQHTKATGVKLVAEKKLSAPKNVDICEIVPNKVLIGKTFKKDSKLVQDALAALTESEINALESAISENGEEELKLSNDTDVKITKDMIQVKRYQKTVHVEEIIPSVIEPSFGIGRIMYAVFEHNFKARDGDEKRTYFSLPPVVAPLKCSVLPLSSNDEFVPFVKQLSQDLTKVDVSHKIDDSSGSIGRRYARTDEIAIPFGITIDFDTLKTPHSATLRERDSMRQVRINLDELPGVVRDLSYGKITWADIEAKYPKFEQESTES; translated from the exons ATGTCGGATCCGAAAATTGAAGCAATTCTTTCGCCTCTTCGAGCTAGTGTCAAGGCACAG GGTGACCATGTTCGGAAGCTTAAATCCGATGGAGCTCCAGAATTGGACATCAAGAAAGCGGTTGCAGAGCTTAAGCTTCGAAAGAAATTGTTGGAAGAGAAAGAATTATCTTTTTCAGAAGTAACATTATTTGATAGAGCAAGAATGGAGGACCTTTTAAAACGTAGATTCTTCTTAGATCAGTCTTTCGCAATTTATGGTGGAATTACTGGTCAATTTGATTTTGGTCCTATGGGCTGTGCATTTAAGACAAATCTATTAAATAATTGGAGAAACTTTTTTGTATTAGAGGAACAAATGCTAGAAGTTGATTGTTCCATTTTAACACCGGAGCCAGTACTTAAAGCATCCGGGCATGTTGAGAGATTTGCAGACTTAATGGTGAAAGATGTAAAGAATGGAGAATGCTTTAGATTAGATCACTTAATTAAAGCACATCTAGAAAAGATTTGTAATGATAAAAAAACTAGCGAAGCGACACGTGCCGAATGCAATGATATCATTGTTAAATTAGATGGGATGACAAAAGATGAAATGGCTGCTATTCTATTGAAATTTAATATGAAATCTCCTATCTCTGGAAACGATTTAACAGAACCAAtagaatttaatttaatgtttGCAACTGAAATCGGTCCTACAGGTCTAAAAAAAGGATACCTGAGACCAGAAACTGCACAAGGTATTTTTGTAAACTTTAAAAGATTACTTGCATTTAATCAAGAACGGCTACCATTTGCTGCAGCCCAAATTGGAAACGCGTTTCGTAATGAAATTTCCCCAAGATCTGGCCTTATCAGAGTAAGAGAGTTCACTATGGCAGAGATAGAACACTTTTGTGATCCTAATGATAAAAGCCATCCCAAGTTTGAAACGGTTAAAGATTTAAGCTTGCTGTTATATTCAGCTTGCAATCAAATGGATGGCAAGAGTGCACAACGTGTTACTATAGGCGATGCTGTATCAACAAAGCTTATAGCTAACGAAACATTAGGGTATTTTATGGGTAGAATTAATCAGTTTTTAATTAAAGTTGGAGTTGATCCAAAAAGATTACGATTCCGTCAACATATGGGAAATGAAATGGCCCATTATGCGTGTGACTGTTGGGATGCTGAATGTTTAACTTCTTATGGCTGGATAGAATGTGTTGGTTGCGCCGACCGTTCGGCTTATGATTTGACGCAACACACTAAAGCCACCGGAGTTAAATTAGTAGCGGAGAAAAAGCTATCGGCGCCGAAAAATGttgatatatgtgaaatagtaCCAAACAAAGTTCTAATTGGGAAAACGTTCAAGAAAGATAGCAAATTAGTTCAAGATGCGTTAGCAGCATTAACCGAAAGTGAAATCAATGCTTTAGAATCCGCCATTAGTGAGAATGGAGAAGAAGAATTGAAGCTCTCTAATGATACTGACGTAAAAATTACAAAGGACATGATTCAAGTAAAACGATATCAAAAGACTGTACACGTAGAAGAAATCATTCCATCTGTAATTGAACCATCCTTTGGTATAGGACGTATCATGTATGCTGTCTTTGAACATAACTTCAAAGCAAGGGACGGAGATGAGAAACGAACGTACTTCAGTTTACCGCCTGTCGTAGCACCTTTAAAGTGCTCAGTGTTACCACTTAGTAGTAATGACGAATTTGTACCGTTTGTAAAACAATTGT CTCAGGATCTAACGAAAGTAGATGTTTCTCATAAGATAGACGATTCGTCCGGAAGTATTGGACGTAGATATGCACGAACCGACGAGATAGCAATA